A DNA window from Desulfofalx alkaliphila DSM 12257 contains the following coding sequences:
- the mntR gene encoding transcriptional regulator MntR, translating into MGNSEEFYTARGYEIAAGEDALTPSMEDYIEMIYRLSQGTGYTRVNDLAEKLNVQPPSVTKMMQRLHDRSLLNYERYGMIHLTEEGKALGNYFLQRHNTLKKFLSLLGIVKNLQKNVEQMEHYINWDTFQVIDAFVSFLQQNPEILKQFKQFRERSV; encoded by the coding sequence ATGGGTAACAGTGAAGAGTTTTATACCGCTCGCGGTTATGAAATTGCCGCCGGTGAAGATGCCCTTACTCCCAGCATGGAAGACTATATAGAAATGATTTATCGTTTAAGTCAAGGAACGGGATATACAAGGGTCAATGATTTGGCTGAAAAACTAAATGTACAGCCCCCATCAGTAACAAAAATGATGCAAAGGCTGCACGACAGGTCGCTGCTAAATTATGAAAGGTACGGCATGATTCACTTGACCGAAGAAGGAAAAGCCCTGGGTAATTACTTTTTACAAAGGCATAATACTTTAAAAAAGTTTTTAAGCTTACTGGGAATAGTAAAGAACCTGCAAAAAAATGTTGAGCAAATGGAGCACTACATTAACTGGGACACCTTTCAGGTTATCGATGCCTTTGTTAGTTTTTTACAGCAAAACCCCGAAATTCTTAAGCAGTTTAAACAGTTTAGGGAAAGATCGGTATAA
- a CDS encoding metal ABC transporter ATP-binding protein encodes MCADVIVEVSNLSVSYEGNRVFKNISLSVKAKQLVGIIGPNGGGKSTLMKAIMGLVNVDTGKVRVMNQNVNKIRKKIAYVPQRSDIDMNFPVLVEDVVLMGRYPHIKWWGLPTKKDRQIVEECLQQVGMWDHRKRQIGQLSGGQQQRVFLARALAQQAELFFLDEPFTGIDIASEKVIMELLKELRDAGKTLFVVHHDLSKAESYFDTIILLKKKLIAYGKREEVFRTDCLREAYGGADGLMVVNA; translated from the coding sequence GTGTGTGCAGATGTCATTGTAGAGGTAAGTAATTTATCTGTTTCCTACGAAGGTAACAGGGTTTTTAAAAACATTTCCCTATCTGTAAAGGCAAAGCAGTTGGTGGGAATTATAGGGCCCAACGGCGGGGGAAAATCAACGCTGATGAAAGCAATTATGGGCCTTGTAAATGTGGATACCGGCAAGGTAAGGGTGATGAATCAAAATGTAAATAAAATCCGCAAAAAAATTGCCTACGTGCCCCAAAGAAGTGACATTGATATGAATTTTCCGGTCTTGGTGGAAGATGTGGTGCTGATGGGTCGCTACCCCCATATTAAATGGTGGGGACTGCCTACAAAAAAGGACCGGCAGATTGTAGAAGAGTGTTTGCAACAAGTGGGGATGTGGGATCACCGCAAAAGACAAATTGGCCAACTGTCAGGGGGGCAGCAGCAGCGGGTTTTTCTGGCCCGGGCCCTGGCCCAGCAAGCAGAGTTGTTTTTTTTGGATGAGCCCTTTACCGGCATTGACATTGCTTCGGAAAAGGTGATCATGGAGCTGCTAAAAGAATTAAGGGATGCAGGCAAAACGCTCTTTGTTGTTCACCACGATTTAAGTAAGGCAGAGTCTTATTTTGACACCATCATTCTGTTAAAGAAAAAGTTAATAGCCTATGGTAAAAGGGAAGAGGTCTTTCGGACAGATTGCCTGCGGGAAGCCTATGGTGGGGCCGATGGCCTAATGGTGGTGAATGCCTGA
- a CDS encoding metal ABC transporter permease, translating to MANLAFFLDSLSRYQYLQNAMIAGVLVGIICGAIGCFIILRGMALMGDAISHAVLPGVALAYMFGFSFFIGAVVTGVVTALGIGYVTQHSRIKDDSAIGIMFTAAFALGVVLISMRRGTGVDLWHILFGNVLAVSRADLWMTLAIGVVVLACLILFYKQLVLSTFDPVMAQAVGLPIKLIHYLLMVLLSLVTVASLKTVGIVLVVAMLITPGATAYLLTDRLPIMIGLSSVFGVFSAVVGVYFSYLYDVSTGASIVLVASTLFALSFFLSPKQGYIFGRLRARAVH from the coding sequence ATGGCTAATCTGGCCTTCTTTCTTGATTCCCTGTCCAGGTATCAATACCTGCAAAATGCCATGATTGCCGGTGTTTTAGTGGGCATTATCTGCGGTGCCATTGGCTGCTTTATTATTTTAAGGGGTATGGCCCTGATGGGCGATGCCATCTCCCATGCGGTGCTGCCGGGGGTAGCCCTTGCCTACATGTTTGGCTTTAGTTTTTTTATTGGAGCGGTTGTCACCGGGGTAGTCACAGCCTTGGGCATTGGCTATGTAACACAGCACAGCAGAATAAAAGATGACTCGGCCATTGGCATTATGTTTACCGCAGCCTTTGCACTGGGTGTGGTATTAATTAGTATGCGTCGGGGTACCGGGGTAGATTTATGGCACATTTTATTTGGCAATGTACTGGCGGTATCCCGGGCGGATTTGTGGATGACGCTGGCAATTGGTGTGGTGGTACTTGCCTGCCTAATACTTTTTTACAAGCAGCTGGTGCTCAGCACCTTTGACCCGGTGATGGCCCAGGCGGTGGGCCTGCCCATCAAATTAATTCACTACTTACTGATGGTGCTGCTGTCCTTGGTTACCGTTGCTTCACTGAAAACAGTGGGCATTGTACTGGTGGTGGCAATGCTTATTACACCGGGGGCCACCGCTTACTTACTAACTGATCGATTGCCGATAATGATCGGCCTGTCCTCTGTTTTTGGGGTCTTTTCAGCTGTGGTGGGAGTATATTTTTCCTATCTATATGATGTATCAACCGGGGCATCCATTGTTCTGGTGGCCTCAACGCTTTTTGCCCTGTCTTTCTTCTTATCACCAAAGCAGGGCTACATCTTTGGCAGACTGCGGGCGCGGGCAGTCCACTGA
- a CDS encoding metal ABC transporter solute-binding protein, Zn/Mn family — protein sequence MKKILLPVLALILITVLSLAGCGGADTPRQQAEDEGLKIVTSLSILADLTENIVGWRGDVHYIVPIGENPEDYELLPSEFQRATDADVIFINGLNLEAMIERVLKSATETKIVHLTEGITPIPLVGEEAADPHAWLDAQLAVTYVDNILDTLVELDPAGEEYYRANAAAYKEQLLELDAWIKEQVEQVPEENRVIVVSENALKYYGRAYGFQTEGIWELNAHEEGTPQQISRIVDLVKNRGIPALFAETTLDKRYIKMISKETGVPIAGEVYTDALGKPGSGAETYIGMMRHNTQVFIEGLR from the coding sequence ATGAAAAAAATACTTTTACCGGTATTAGCCCTAATCCTGATAACGGTTTTATCCTTAGCAGGCTGCGGGGGGGCAGACACACCCCGGCAGCAGGCTGAGGATGAGGGTTTAAAGATTGTAACCAGCCTATCTATACTGGCGGATCTTACCGAAAACATAGTGGGGTGGCGGGGTGATGTACATTATATAGTTCCCATCGGTGAAAATCCCGAGGATTACGAATTGCTGCCCAGTGAATTTCAGCGAGCCACCGATGCCGATGTGATCTTTATTAACGGACTTAACTTGGAGGCAATGATTGAGCGAGTGCTGAAAAGCGCCACTGAAACAAAAATAGTGCATTTAACAGAGGGCATTACCCCTATCCCGCTGGTGGGTGAAGAAGCGGCAGACCCACACGCCTGGCTTGATGCCCAACTGGCTGTCACCTATGTGGATAATATCCTGGACACCCTTGTGGAATTGGATCCGGCCGGCGAAGAATATTACCGGGCAAATGCAGCGGCCTATAAAGAGCAGTTATTGGAATTGGATGCCTGGATTAAGGAGCAGGTCGAACAGGTGCCTGAAGAAAACCGGGTGATAGTGGTCAGTGAGAATGCCTTAAAGTATTACGGCCGGGCCTATGGCTTTCAAACCGAAGGCATTTGGGAGCTAAATGCCCATGAAGAAGGTACACCTCAACAAATTTCCAGAATTGTTGACTTGGTGAAAAACAGAGGAATACCGGCCTTGTTTGCCGAGACAACGCTGGATAAAAGATATATAAAAATGATAAGCAAGGAGACCGGGGTACCAATCGCAGGGGAGGTTTACACCGATGCCTTGGGTAAGCCGGGCAGTGGTGCAGAAACGTACATTGGCATGATGAGGCACAACACCCAGGTGTTTATAGAGGGGTTAAGATAA
- a CDS encoding NAD(P)-binding protein, protein MSDKITGAVMVVGGGISGMQSSLDLAEAGYRVYLVEKKAAIGGTMARLDKTFPTNDCAMCIMSPKLVDTGRHKDIDIIPGTEVIDVTGEPGKFKVKLHKKARYVDLAKCTGCGECATVCPVSLKDHFNGELADRKAIYKLYAQATPNAFAVEKNGVAPCQGACPAGINVQGYVQLIKSGKFIDAWKMIYRDNPLPAICGRVCAHPCESACNRKEIDQPVQIQKLKRLAADVAYENIESLPLPEKEGRREEKVAVIGSGPAGLTAAHYLALKGYQVTIFEALPVSGGMMRVGIPEYRLPKKWVDLEIDLIKKLGVEIKLNTALGKDITIKGLMDEGYKSVFLAVGAHKGLSLRVPGEDLKGVVSAVQMLKQVGLGEKVKLGKKTLVIGGGNVAMDAARVSRRLGSEVHLLCLESEGSLPASKEEIEEAMEEGVVFHYQTGVQEIIGKDGRVTGLKAVNVTSLFDEEGRFAPQYGDQLTSYQDVDSVVVAIGQTPDLSFVGDLPLVNERGNRLQADAETLATNVPGVFAGGDAQSGPRLLIDAIGAGKRAAESIHRYIQGEDLKANRRFSIPEEDLAPLRQELGEVTTQKAVAMNYAPAETRMKNFDEVALGYTKEQAQQEAERCLNCAVCSECLQCVDACVAKAIDHTMEDEQLEVDVGALILSPGFEVYDAKNLSYYGFGRFANVLTSMQFERVLSASGPYSGHMVRPSDHKEPKKIAWIQCVGSRNTRENKGYCSSVCCMYAIKQCVIAKEHSRQPLDTTIFFMDMRTHGKDFEHYYRRAQKEHGVNFVRSRIYEVKEADDGSEDLIIRYSHEDGTIATERYDMVILSVGLSPNSDAAKLAQAAGIELNEYGFCLSDEFNPGCTSRPGIYVSGAFCEPKDIPETAVDASSAAAYASRTLAPARGSMIRAKEYPPERDVSNEKPRVGVFVCNCGINIGGVVDVPRVVEFAKTLDKVVYSQEFLFTCSQDNIIKIKEAIIEHKLNRVVVSSCTPRTHAPLFQASLKEAGLNPYLYEHANIREHVSWVHREQPEEATEKAMDLVKMAVAKVKMLKPVHTSVIDINRRALVVGGGVAGMTNALSLAEQGFEVSLVEKTGELGGHARHIHYTLRGNSPMALVEELISKVNANDKIEVILNGQVAEVSGYLGNYRTVIKKDDGSRLEVEHGAVILATGAEGAVPDEYLYGEHPAVLTQQQLEEKVVNSRLDAKTLVMIQCVGSRQDNRPYCSRICCTQAIKNALKIKEQNPNTNIFVLYRDMRTYGFKEEYYTKARQQGVIFIRYSLDDKPRVTAKGDQVSVLVTDPVLGQPISIDADLLVLSSGIEPGKDNEVLSQHFKVPLNADGFFSEAHMKLRPVDFAADGLYLCGLAHGPKNIEESIAQANAAAVRAVTLLSKPGLESLGITATVDEELCKGCGLCVQACPYGARVLDERNKVAWVREVLCQGCGACAAVCPSGATQQNGYEKDQLLNMIDAVL, encoded by the coding sequence ATGAGTGATAAGATCACCGGTGCTGTAATGGTTGTAGGCGGCGGAATATCAGGTATGCAATCATCGCTGGATTTAGCTGAAGCCGGCTATCGGGTCTACCTGGTAGAGAAAAAGGCCGCCATTGGTGGCACCATGGCTCGTTTAGATAAAACTTTTCCCACCAACGACTGTGCCATGTGTATTATGTCGCCTAAATTGGTAGATACCGGTAGGCATAAGGATATTGACATTATTCCCGGCACAGAGGTAATTGATGTGACCGGTGAACCGGGAAAATTTAAGGTTAAACTCCATAAAAAGGCACGTTATGTTGATTTGGCTAAATGTACCGGCTGTGGTGAATGTGCAACCGTATGTCCTGTTAGCTTAAAGGATCACTTTAACGGTGAGCTGGCTGACCGCAAGGCCATTTATAAACTTTATGCCCAGGCAACTCCAAACGCCTTCGCGGTGGAAAAGAATGGAGTTGCCCCTTGTCAAGGAGCCTGCCCGGCGGGTATTAACGTTCAAGGTTATGTGCAGTTAATTAAATCCGGTAAATTCATTGACGCCTGGAAGATGATTTACCGGGACAACCCGCTGCCCGCCATATGCGGACGCGTGTGTGCCCACCCCTGTGAATCAGCCTGTAACCGCAAAGAAATTGATCAACCGGTACAAATACAAAAATTAAAAAGGCTGGCGGCCGATGTGGCCTATGAAAATATAGAATCACTGCCGCTGCCGGAAAAAGAAGGCCGGCGGGAAGAAAAGGTAGCGGTGATTGGTTCCGGGCCGGCCGGCTTAACTGCTGCCCACTATCTGGCCCTAAAGGGTTATCAAGTAACCATATTTGAGGCACTGCCTGTTAGCGGCGGTATGATGCGGGTTGGTATTCCGGAGTACCGCCTGCCCAAAAAGTGGGTTGATTTAGAGATTGATTTAATTAAAAAACTTGGGGTAGAAATCAAGTTGAACACTGCCTTAGGTAAAGATATTACAATCAAGGGTTTAATGGATGAAGGATATAAATCGGTCTTCTTAGCGGTGGGTGCCCATAAGGGTTTAAGTTTACGGGTGCCCGGCGAAGATCTAAAGGGCGTGGTCAGTGCAGTGCAAATGTTGAAGCAGGTGGGCCTGGGTGAAAAGGTAAAGCTGGGCAAAAAGACCTTGGTTATCGGTGGCGGTAACGTGGCCATGGATGCGGCCCGGGTATCCCGCCGCTTGGGCAGTGAAGTGCACCTGCTATGTTTAGAATCGGAGGGTAGCTTACCCGCCTCTAAAGAAGAAATTGAAGAGGCCATGGAAGAGGGAGTGGTTTTCCACTATCAAACCGGTGTGCAAGAAATTATTGGCAAGGACGGCAGGGTAACCGGATTAAAGGCGGTTAACGTCACTTCATTATTTGATGAAGAAGGGCGTTTTGCCCCCCAATACGGAGACCAGTTAACCAGTTACCAAGATGTGGACAGTGTGGTGGTGGCCATTGGTCAAACCCCGGACCTATCCTTTGTGGGTGATCTGCCGCTGGTTAACGAAAGGGGTAACAGGCTGCAGGCCGATGCTGAAACCTTGGCAACCAATGTACCGGGAGTATTTGCCGGGGGGGACGCACAAAGTGGGCCCCGCTTATTGATTGATGCCATTGGTGCCGGTAAGCGGGCAGCTGAAAGTATTCATCGCTATATCCAGGGAGAGGATTTAAAGGCCAACCGCCGGTTCAGTATCCCCGAAGAGGATCTTGCGCCCCTAAGACAAGAGCTCGGAGAAGTGACCACACAAAAGGCGGTGGCCATGAATTATGCTCCTGCTGAAACCCGGATGAAAAACTTTGATGAGGTGGCGCTGGGTTACACTAAGGAACAGGCCCAACAGGAAGCAGAACGCTGTCTTAATTGCGCAGTGTGTTCTGAATGTTTACAATGCGTGGATGCTTGTGTGGCCAAGGCCATTGACCATACCATGGAGGATGAACAGTTAGAAGTGGATGTGGGGGCATTGATATTAAGCCCCGGCTTTGAGGTTTACGATGCCAAAAACCTGTCTTATTATGGTTTTGGCCGTTTCGCAAACGTCTTGACCAGTATGCAGTTTGAGCGGGTGCTGTCTGCCTCCGGTCCTTATTCGGGCCATATGGTAAGGCCCTCTGATCATAAGGAGCCGAAAAAGATTGCCTGGATTCAATGTGTGGGCTCCCGTAATACCAGAGAAAACAAAGGATACTGCTCTTCGGTATGCTGTATGTACGCCATCAAGCAGTGTGTAATTGCCAAAGAACACAGCCGGCAGCCCTTGGATACCACAATATTCTTTATGGATATGCGGACCCACGGCAAGGATTTTGAGCACTACTATCGGCGGGCGCAAAAAGAACATGGGGTAAATTTTGTCCGTTCCCGCATCTACGAAGTAAAAGAAGCTGATGACGGCAGTGAAGATTTAATTATCCGCTACTCCCACGAAGACGGGACCATCGCCACCGAACGTTACGATATGGTGATATTGTCGGTGGGATTAAGCCCCAACAGCGATGCCGCCAAACTGGCCCAAGCAGCGGGCATAGAGTTAAATGAATATGGTTTCTGCCTATCCGATGAATTTAATCCCGGCTGCACCTCCCGTCCGGGCATTTATGTGAGCGGTGCCTTTTGTGAGCCCAAAGACATTCCCGAAACGGCGGTGGATGCCAGCTCTGCGGCAGCCTATGCCTCCCGTACCCTGGCCCCTGCTAGGGGTTCAATGATTCGTGCCAAGGAATACCCACCGGAGCGGGATGTATCCAATGAAAAGCCCCGGGTGGGGGTATTTGTATGCAATTGCGGCATTAACATCGGTGGTGTGGTAGATGTGCCCCGGGTGGTGGAATTTGCCAAGACCTTGGATAAGGTGGTTTATTCCCAGGAGTTTTTATTTACTTGCTCCCAGGATAACATTATCAAGATCAAAGAAGCCATTATAGAGCACAAATTAAACAGAGTGGTGGTGTCATCCTGTACCCCGCGCACCCACGCGCCCTTGTTCCAGGCCAGTTTAAAAGAAGCGGGCTTAAACCCATATTTATATGAACATGCCAATATTAGAGAACACGTTTCCTGGGTACACCGGGAACAGCCGGAAGAGGCCACCGAGAAGGCAATGGATTTGGTGAAAATGGCGGTGGCCAAGGTGAAAATGCTAAAGCCGGTGCACACCTCGGTAATTGACATCAATCGCCGGGCCCTGGTGGTGGGCGGCGGTGTGGCAGGCATGACCAATGCCCTGTCCCTGGCAGAACAAGGATTTGAGGTTAGCTTAGTGGAAAAAACCGGTGAACTGGGCGGCCATGCAAGACACATTCACTATACTTTAAGGGGTAACAGCCCCATGGCCTTGGTGGAGGAGCTAATATCGAAGGTTAATGCCAACGACAAAATAGAAGTGATACTCAACGGTCAGGTTGCCGAGGTAAGCGGCTATCTGGGCAACTACCGCACAGTGATAAAAAAGGATGACGGTAGCAGGCTGGAAGTGGAGCACGGTGCGGTGATATTGGCCACCGGAGCCGAAGGGGCGGTCCCCGATGAATACCTCTACGGTGAACACCCGGCTGTGCTCACCCAGCAGCAGTTAGAAGAAAAGGTGGTAAATTCCCGGTTAGATGCTAAAACCCTTGTTATGATCCAATGTGTGGGCTCCCGCCAGGATAATCGGCCTTACTGCAGCAGGATATGCTGCACCCAGGCCATAAAAAATGCCTTAAAAATAAAAGAGCAAAACCCAAATACAAATATTTTTGTACTCTACCGGGACATGAGAACCTATGGTTTTAAAGAAGAATACTATACCAAGGCAAGGCAGCAGGGGGTTATCTTTATCCGCTACAGCCTAGATGATAAGCCCCGGGTAACTGCCAAGGGCGATCAGGTGTCTGTGCTGGTAACCGATCCGGTGTTGGGCCAGCCCATAAGCATCGATGCGGATTTACTGGTCTTGTCCAGCGGCATTGAACCCGGAAAAGATAATGAGGTGTTGAGCCAACACTTCAAAGTACCCTTAAATGCAGATGGCTTTTTCTCTGAAGCCCATATGAAACTGCGCCCGGTGGACTTTGCCGCCGACGGATTGTACCTTTGCGGTCTGGCCCATGGGCCTAAGAATATTGAAGAAAGTATAGCCCAGGCCAATGCCGCAGCAGTGCGGGCGGTAACCCTGCTGTCTAAGCCCGGTTTGGAATCCCTGGGCATCACCGCCACGGTGGATGAAGAATTATGTAAAGGCTGCGGCCTGTGCGTTCAGGCTTGCCCATACGGCGCCAGGGTGCTGGATGAGCGTAACAAGGTAGCCTGGGTGCGAGAGGTACTTTGTCAAGGCTGCGGCGCCTGCGCCGCCGTTTGCCCCAGCGGTGCCACCCAACAAAACGGCTACGAGAAAGACCAACTGCTAAATATGATAGACGCGGTACTCTAA
- a CDS encoding transposase: MEKLPRRKKIRLKGYDYSQAGYYFITICTQDKKATSGRQCSIPQLSKIGEIVDLEISKINSVYENVKVDKYVIMPNHIHMIIILYPGNGRSKTAPTISRIIQQFKGSISKKVGFSLWQKSFYDHIIRNKQEYLKIWDYIDTNPLKWEEDKYYI; this comes from the coding sequence ATGGAGAAATTACCTAGAAGGAAAAAGATCAGATTGAAAGGATATGATTATTCGCAAGCCGGTTATTATTTCATTACCATATGTACCCAGGATAAAAAGGCGACCTCTGGTCGCCAGTGTTCAATACCACAGTTATCTAAAATTGGGGAAATTGTTGATTTAGAAATAAGTAAAATTAATTCTGTTTATGAAAATGTCAAAGTTGACAAATACGTTATCATGCCAAATCATATACATATGATTATAATATTGTATCCCGGTAACGGGCGGTCAAAGACCGCCCCTACAATATCTCGCATTATTCAACAATTCAAAGGTTCTATTTCTAAAAAAGTCGGCTTTTCATTATGGCAGAAATCATTTTATGACCACATCATAAGGAATAAACAGGAATACTTAAAAATATGGGATTATATTGACACAAACCCATTAAAATGGGAAGAGGATAAATATTATATATAA
- a CDS encoding anti-sigma factor — MNCSEAEKKWQQYLKGELTAAEEEEMEAHINACAACSNKLNRELNKDIQTVNEEKQIKILKRAKWKNRISNVVYVISVLLAVTMAGTLLSWLFYSLGDRGENATRTSQLITEFTMPNIYTLGGSTQVKPLFGMEGNYRLYKDLGRDSITIGNLQINMFFNRLSVQRNWTDEALDVKMHFLYPNDKDKLTGNNEESPVKKSLQPDAGAWKTLDILPEGTVAELAVSFDTSYSLDELYQILSGYDLQLLWFAVDTGVEAELRNESRGYVSAGDGILWGFPNHSNSLIYEPDSPGNYSLILDGDSAKKTAAFIEAMEFLIEHEKWAARAHRRWGYDLQLKKRLDYVQENGLRVYGAVVTGPTKELLKLKEVDEVKFSALGEVALWNWETRYFRGTIYN, encoded by the coding sequence GTGAACTGTTCAGAGGCAGAAAAAAAGTGGCAGCAGTATTTAAAAGGTGAGTTAACCGCTGCAGAGGAAGAAGAAATGGAAGCCCACATTAATGCCTGTGCAGCCTGCAGTAACAAACTTAACAGGGAACTTAATAAAGATATACAAACCGTTAACGAAGAAAAACAAATTAAAATACTTAAAAGGGCCAAATGGAAAAACAGAATTTCCAATGTGGTCTATGTAATTTCTGTGCTATTGGCAGTGACCATGGCCGGCACCTTATTATCTTGGCTGTTTTATTCCCTAGGTGACCGGGGTGAAAATGCCACACGGACTTCACAGCTGATCACCGAGTTTACCATGCCTAATATTTACACCCTTGGTGGCAGTACACAGGTGAAACCCTTATTTGGAATGGAAGGCAACTATAGACTATATAAGGACCTTGGCCGGGACAGTATCACCATTGGAAACCTGCAAATCAATATGTTCTTTAACCGTTTGAGTGTTCAAAGAAACTGGACTGACGAAGCCTTAGACGTAAAAATGCACTTTCTTTACCCGAATGATAAAGATAAATTGACCGGTAACAATGAGGAAAGCCCTGTAAAAAAATCGCTTCAGCCGGATGCCGGGGCATGGAAGACTTTAGACATATTACCCGAGGGAACAGTGGCCGAGCTGGCAGTTTCCTTTGATACCAGCTATAGCTTAGATGAGCTTTATCAAATCTTATCCGGTTATGACCTTCAATTACTATGGTTTGCCGTCGACACCGGGGTGGAGGCTGAATTAAGAAATGAGAGCAGAGGTTATGTAAGTGCAGGGGACGGTATTTTGTGGGGTTTTCCTAACCACAGCAATTCACTTATCTATGAACCGGATAGCCCGGGCAACTATTCGCTAATACTGGACGGGGACAGCGCTAAAAAAACTGCCGCCTTTATAGAGGCGATGGAGTTTTTAATTGAGCACGAAAAATGGGCCGCCAGGGCACACCGCCGCTGGGGTTATGATCTGCAATTAAAGAAGCGGCTGGATTATGTGCAAGAAAACGGCCTAAGGGTATACGGCGCAGTGGTAACCGGCCCCACCAAAGAGTTGTTGAAATTAAAAGAAGTTGATGAAGTTAAGTTCTCTGCACTGGGCGAAGTGGCCCTATGGAACTGGGAAACCCGATACTTCCGCGGCACCATTTACAATTAA
- a CDS encoding sigma-70 family RNA polymerase sigma factor codes for MEQGNLESIYKYYLNDVYRYLLQLCKHPQTAEDLTQETFYRAYLYLDSYQGEKVKPWLLRVARNAFIDWYRKEKGQIALEPLVANCPDMGQKGPEERYLLIEEINRWAQALATLPTKQKQAVILCDYYGFSYQEAAELLNITPANLKVSLYRGRNKTKELLKGVKK; via the coding sequence ATGGAGCAGGGCAACTTAGAATCCATTTATAAGTACTACCTAAACGATGTCTATCGCTACCTGCTTCAACTGTGTAAACATCCTCAAACCGCCGAGGACCTCACCCAGGAAACCTTTTACCGGGCCTATTTATATCTTGATAGCTACCAAGGCGAAAAGGTTAAACCATGGCTCTTGCGGGTAGCCAGAAACGCCTTTATCGACTGGTATCGCAAAGAAAAAGGCCAGATAGCCCTTGAGCCCTTGGTGGCAAACTGCCCCGATATGGGGCAGAAGGGCCCGGAGGAAAGATATCTGCTGATTGAAGAAATAAACCGGTGGGCACAGGCCCTGGCAACACTGCCTACCAAGCAAAAACAGGCTGTAATACTCTGTGATTACTACGGATTTTCATATCAAGAAGCGGCAGAGCTGCTAAATATAACACCGGCCAACTTAAAGGTCAGTTTGTACAGAGGGCGCAACAAAACCAAAGAGTTACTTAAGGGGGTAAAAAAGTGA